In a single window of the Notamacropus eugenii isolate mMacEug1 chromosome 4, mMacEug1.pri_v2, whole genome shotgun sequence genome:
- the PRODH gene encoding proline dehydrogenase 1, mitochondrial isoform X4 encodes MALRSLVPVLLRATTPRRAAAPLSSLAASAPRERPDDPPGGPGPQSGSQPPRPAPVPAVDFDDSAAAYRSRTSWELLRGLLVLRLCAVEPLLQRHQQLLTTSQKLLGQRLFDWLMKMTFYGHFVAGEDQEAIKPLIQHNQTFGVSSILDYSVEEDLSHKEAEEKEIESCTAAAERDGSGTSKREKQFQVHRSFGDRRDGVTGARTYFYANEAKCDHHMETFLRCIEASGSATEEGFCAIKLTALGRPQFLLQFSEVLTKWRRFFHQIAAEQGQGGLPAMEIKLEVAKLQKSLENMGISTKSNIQSWFTGEMLGLSGTVDLLDWNSLIDNRTKLSKLLLVPNMEGQPPSTLPFSLQTGQLEPLLSHFTEEEDLQMKRMLQRMDVLAKRAMEVRVRLMVDAEQTYFQPAINRLTLEMQRRFNVEKPLMYSTHQCYLKDAYDNVSLDVQLAHREAWCFGTKLVRGAYMTQERERAAAVGYEDPINPTYEATSTMYHRCLNYILEEIKHHGRASVMVASHNEETVKFALLRMKELGLHPSEKKISFGQLLGMCDQISFPLGSPAIPVPPSPGEPRDDEGGTA; translated from the exons ATGGCTTTAAGGTCACTCGTGCCCGTGCTGCTGCGCGCGACCACCCCTCGGCGCGCCGCGGCCCCGCTCTCGTCGCTGGCGGCCTCAGCCCCCCGCGAGCGGCCTGACGACCCTCCCGGGGGCCCCGGCCCCCAGTCCGGCTCCCAGCCGCCCCGGCCCGCGCCCGTGCCCGCCGTGGACTTCGACGACTCGGCGGCGGCCTACCGCAGCCGCACCAGCTGGGAGCTGCTCCGCGGCCTGCTCGTGCTGCGTCTGTGCGCCGTGGAGCCCCTGCTGCAGAGACACCAACAG CTGCTCACAACGTCCCAGAAGCTGCTGGGCCAGCGGCTGTTTGACTGGCTGATGAAGATGACTTTCTACGGGCACTTTGTGGCTGGCGAGGACCAGGAAGCCATTAAACCCCTGATCCAGCACAACCAGACCTTCGGGGTCAGCTCTATCCTGGATTACAGTGTCGAGGAGGATCTCAGCCACAAGGAGGCTGAGGAAAAGGAGATAGA ATCCTGTACAGCAGCCGCAGAAAGAGATGGCAGTG GAACCAGTAAGAGAGAGAAGCAGTTCCAGGTTCATCGGTCCTTTGGGGACCGGAGGGATGGCGTCACTGGTGCCCGCACCTACTTCTATGCCAATGAGGCCAAGTGTGACCATCACATGGAAACCTTCCTGAGGTGTATCGAAGCTTCTG GCAGCGCCACTGAGGAAGGTTTCTGTGCCATCAAGCTCACTGCGCTGGGTCGGCCCCAGTTCTTG CTGCAGTTCTCTGAAGTGCTGACCAAATGGAGGCGGTTCTTCCACCAGATCGCAGCCGAACAGGGCCAGGGGGGGCTTCCAGCCATGGAGATCAAGCTAGAGGTGGCCAAGCTACAG AAGAGCCTGGAGAATATGGGCATCTCCACAAAGTCCAACATCCAGAGCTGGTTCACTGGGGAGATGCTGGGGCTGTCTGG CACCGTGGACTTGCTGGACTGGAACAGCCTCATTGACAACAGGACCAAGCTGTCCAAGCTCCTCCTCGTGCCCAACATGGAG GGGCAGCCGCCCTCAACCCTGCCCTTCTCCCTGCAGACTGGCCAACTGGAGCCCCTCCTGTCTCACTTCACAGAGGAGGAAGACCTTCAGATGAAGAGGATGCTGCAGAGGATGGATGTCTTAGCCAAG AGGGCCATGGAGGTCCGAGTGCGCCTGATGGTGGATGCAGAGCAGACCTACTTCCAGCCGGCAATCAACCGCCTCACCCTGGAGATGCAGCGCAGATTTAATGTCGAGAAGCCACTGATGTACAGCACGCACCAGTGCTACTTGAAG GACGCCTATGACAATGTGTCACTGGATGTTCAGTTGGCCCATCGGGAAGCCTGGTGTTTTGGCACCAAACTGGTGCGGGGCGCCTACATGACACAGGAGCGTGAACGAGCAGCAGCAGTGGGTTATGAGGACCCCATCAACCCAACCTATGAGGCCACCAGCACAATGTACCACAG GTGCCTCAACTACATCCTGGAAGAAATCAAGCACCATGGCCGGGCCAGTGTCATGGTAGCCTCCCATAATGAGGAAACGGTCAAGTTTGCCCTTCTGAG